The stretch of DNA GCCGGTCCAGTAGGCCCCCAGGGTCGCCTTCCGCTCGTGCGCCGCCGTATCGACGACGGCGATCTCCTCGGCGCTGCTTCGCAGGTCGCTCATCGGGTCTCGGCTCCTTCGGCCACGGTCGCGGAGGTTGCGGAGAACACGGCCATCGGACCGGCTCCGGTTCCGTACTCGTAGGGCCCGGACACGACCAACGGAACGGTCCGGAAGTTGTCCACCGGCGGTGGCGTCGGGGTCATCCACTCGAGGCCCCTCGACTGCCAGGGGTTCTCCTCGATCGGCTTCTTGTCGTCGATGATCAACGACTTGAGCAGGTTGTAGACGAACACCAGGAGGGACAGCCCGAGGGCGAACGCCGAGATCGAGACCCAGACGTTGAGCCCCTGCAGCGCTTGGGCGTACTGGAACACGCGCCGCGGCATGCCCAGCTGGCCGACCGCGAACAGCGGCAGGAACGTCGAGTTGAACGCGATGAACATCAGCCAGAAGTGCCACTTGCCGATCCGGTCGCTCAGCCGCCGACCCAGCATCTTGGGCACCCAGTAGTAGATGCCCGCGATGAAGAAGAAGATGTACCCACCCATGATCGTGTAGTGGAAGTGCGCCATCACGAAGAAGCTGCCGTGGGCCACCCCGTCGGCCGGCACGTCCGACAGGAACACCCCGGAGATGCCGCCCAGCAGGAAGTTGAACAGCCCACCGAGGATGAACAGCATCGGCACCGTGATCCGCAGCTTGGCCCGCCACATCGTGCCGATCGCGACCAGGTAGATGATGCCGGTCGGGATCGAGATCAGCTCAGTGGTGAACATGACGACGGGGCGCATGTCCGGGTTGATCCCGCTGTCGAACAGGTGGTGCTGCCAGACGAAGAAGCTGAGCACGCCGACGCCGACCATGCCGGCGACAGCCGTCTTGTAGGCGAAGGCCGGCTTGCGGGCGAACACCGGGAGCAGCTCCAGCGCGATGCCGAACCCGGGCAGCGCGAGGATATACACCTCCGGGTGGCCGAAGAACCAGTAGAGGTTCTGCCACAGGTACGAGCTGCCGCCGTGGTTGACGTCGAACAACGCGGTCTGCACGGTGCGGTCCATCAAGGACATGTACGTCGCCGCCACCAAGACCGGCGCCGCGAGGACCATGAGCATCGAGGTGATGGTCATGGCCCACACGAACAGCGGCACCCTGCTGTACGTCATACCGGGCGCCCGGTAGTTCACCATCGTGGCCACGATGTTGAACCCGGCCAGCACCATGGAGGTACCCATGAGGCCGAACGCGACGAGGTAGGCGTCCTGGCCCTGCTTGGCCTGGATGGCCAGCGGGGCATAGCCGGTCCAGCCGGTGGGGAACCCGCCCACGATCAGACCCGACACCAGCACCACGAAGGCTGCCGGCGTGATCCAGAAGGACAGCGCCTCAAGCCGAGGGAAGGCCATCCGGCGCGAGCCGATCATCAGCGGGACGAGGTAGTTGCCGAACGGCCCGAGGATGGCCGACGTCATCATCATCATCATCATCGTGCCGTGCTCGCCCACCACCGCGACATACGTCTCGGGGCTGAGCAGGTGCCGCGTGGGCGAGAGCAGCTCGCTGCGCACCGCGAGGGCGAACAATCCGGCCACAAAGAAGTACACGAGCATCGCGGACAGGTACTGCAGGCCCACAACCTTGTGGTCCAGGTTGTACCGGAAGTACCGGCTGAGCCGGCGGTCCTCGTCGTACTTCGGCTCGGGCCGCAGACCGATGATCTTGGCGAGCGGGTAGTTGAGGATCCCCAGTCCGCCCAGCCAGCCGAGCGTCGCGATCAGGTAGCCGAGGGTGAGAGCGAAGTTGTTCTCGCCGTTTCCCACGACCTCCTGGTAGCTCGACGCGATGGCGTTGCCGAGCCAGTGCCCGATGGCGTAGCCCACCGCCCCACCAATGAGCCCGGTGAGCACGTTCGGCCGGCGCCAGAAGGACCTGCCCTTCTCCAGGGCCGGCGCGCTGGAGTCCCCTCCGTCGGAGACGGCCGGTTCGATCGTCTGCTCATCAATCATCGTGGGTCCTCAGCTGGACGGGGACGGGGAGGCGGCGGCCGGGGCCGCGGGAGTGCTGGGCAGCGTCGCGTCCGGCGGCAACGGGTCCTGGCTCGGGTCGTAGTAGCCACCGTCGACCTGCGGCAGGTACGTCGTGGCGTACGGCGGGAGCAGCGGGATGACCTTGGCGTACTTGTCCAGCTGTGCCGCCATCCACACGTTGAAGTCACCCATGCTCACGGCCTTGCCGGTCGAGAACATCGCGCCGTGCAGCGGACCGCAGAGCTCGTCGCACCGGATGTCGAAGTTGCCGGTCCGGCTCACCGTGACGAACGAGATGTTGTTCACGCCCGGGTTGGCGTCGGCCTTCACACCGAGCTGGTAAGCCCAGAACGAGTGGATGACGTCCAGGGACGTGACGTTGAACTGGATCGGCACACCGGTCGGGATCACCAGCTCGGTGGTTTGCACGCCCGAGTACTGCGGGTAGCGGAACGTCCACCGCCACTGCTGGCCGATCACCTGCACCTGGAACAGGGTGCTCTTCGCCTGGTCGTCGGTGTAGCCGGCCGGCGTCCAAATCGGGCTGGCCCCGGAGCCGGTACCGGCGCCCTTAGGGGCGACCAGCTCGTAGGTGCCGAACACGAACAGCGACAACACGATGAACGTGGTCAGTCCGACCCAGACGGCCTGGAAGCGGGCGTGCCCCTTGATCGGCGGACCGTCCGTGTCGTCGCCCGCCGTCCGGCGGAAGTTGACCAGCGCATAGCCGAAGTAGACCCAGATGAACAGGACCACCGGGGTGGCCACGGTCGCGAGGACGGTGTTGTCGAACCGCTGGCCCTCAGCGTTGTCAGCCATGTTGCCCGGTGGCATGTGCGGCCCCCAGACGAAGTACACCATCGGCGTGAGGATCACGGCCAGCACCAGCCAGATCAACGCGATCCGGGTGAGGTGCTTCTTGTTCTCGTCGCCGCCGCGGGCCATCAGGCCACCACCTTCAGGATGCCGTTCATGTAGCCAAGGGTCGCCATCGGGCCGCCGAACCCGGCGAGGTACGCGACGCCGCAGGGCACGAAGCACTGCCAGGTGTACGTCCCTGCGCCCTGGGTCGTGAACGTGAATGTGACCGTGTTGTGGTCGAAGGACTTGGCACACGGCGCGACGCTGCACATGTTGGTGGAATCGTCCGGGATTCCCGGGAGGGGGACGCTGATCCCCAGCTCCGGGATGGTGAAGGTGTGCCCGATCACGTCCGTCCACAGACCGTAAGGCTGACCGTTGTTGGCGGCATCGGTGATCCCGAGGACTTGGTTCATGAGCGGGTTCCGGAGGGAGGACCCCGTGTCGTACTGCTGGATCGTCATGTGCACCTTGGTGTGCGCAGGCACTTGCAGGACCGTCGAGTGCGTCCAGCTGCCGTCCGGCTGTTGGATCAGGTAGGAGACCCACTCCGGGTGCGGCCCGGTCCCGATGGTGCCGACCGTCTGCATGGTCACGTTGACCTCGCCGGGCGTGGTCGTCGCCGCCTGCACCGTTGGCGGATAGCCAATCAGCCAGGTGAACGTCCAGATCACCAGGGCGAGCAGCAGGGCCAACGGCACCAGGACACCAATGGTCTTCTGCGCTTTGGTCACGCCGACCTCCTCATGGACGACCGCGGCCAGGCGGCCGGGGTCCGTTGCGCGTTCACAGCCAGCCCCGCAGCACGACGTCGAGCGCGACGGCCGCGAACAGCAGGCTCAGGTACGTGATGGACCAGTGGAACAACCGGTTCGGGGATCCGGCCCCCCCCTCGCGCACGGCGCGCAGCAGGTGGTGTGCCTCGCGCAGGAACACCCCGCCGAGCACCAGCGCGGAGCCCCCGTAGACCAGGCCCATGCCGGCGACCGGCCACAGCAGCAGCGAGGTGCCGACCATGACCCAGGAGTAGACGGCGATGCGCCGCGCGACCACCACGTCGTCGGCGACGACCGGGAGCATGGGCACCCCGGCCGCTGCGTAGTCGGCCCGGAACCTCATGGCCAGCGCCCAGAAGTGTGGCGGCGTCCAGAAGAAGACGATCGCGAAGAGCACCAGGGGCGCCCAGGCCAGGTGCCCGGTGACCGCGGACCAGCCGATCAGCGTCGGCATGCACCCGGCCGCCCCACCCCAGACGATGTTCGAAGCGGTCCGCCGCTTGAGCACCATCGTGTAGACGACCACGTAGAACGCGATAGCGGCGAGCGTCAGCCACGCCGTCAGCCCGTTGGTGGTGGCCCACAGGCCCAGGACGGCGGTCACCCCCAGGACGAAGCCGAAGACGAGCGCACCCCGAGGGCTGACGACGGACCCGTTCAGCGGTCGGTCGGCGGTGCGCGACATCACGGCGTCGATGTCGCGGTCGAGGTAGCAGTTGAGCGAGTTGGCGCTGCCGGCGGCGAGGGTGCCACCGACGAGCGTGGCGACGGCCACGCCGAGGCCGGGAACCCCCTGGGCCGCGAGCACCATGGAGGGGACGGTGGTCACCAGCAGCAGCTCGATGATCCGCGGCTTGGTGAGCGCCACGTAGCCGGCAACGGTGGCCGACATCGCCGACAGCCGAGTGCTGCCGGGCGTGCTTACAGCTTGCGCAAAGGTCACGCGTCTACTCCCGAGGTGACTGCCAGTGGGTGGCGGCAGGTGGTGCACAGACTGAACCTGACGGACGCCTGTACGCAAGGCGAAACGCGAAGAAACTTGTCTTTGAGGTACTAATGGCCCTTGACAGGAGATCGTTTTCAGGGCATGGGCCCTGAATGTCCAGTTTTTGTTCGCAGGGCGCGCGCTGCTCCGTACCGAGGGACGTTGGGACGGCGTCACCAGGGTGTGCGCTGAGCGGTCGCAGTGTGCGCTGAGCGGTCAGGACGACGACTGCACCTTGGCCAGCAGCGCGGTCATCCCAGCCGCAGTGGTGGGTCCGATGACCCGGGCGGCGACCCTGCCCTGTTGGTCGATCACCAGGCTGCTCGGCACGGCCGGCGGCAGCATCCGCAGCGACGCCAGCAACCGCCCCTGCGGGTCGACCAGGTTGGGATAGGACGAGCCGATCTTGGCCAGGAACGCGGTGGCCGCGGCGTCCTCGTCGTTCTCGTCGATCCCGACGAACCGGACCCCTTGCGCGGCCGTGCTGCGTGCGACGGCGGCCAACGCCGGGGACTCCTCCTTGCACGGTTCGCACCAGGAGGCCCAGACATTGAGCACCACCACATGCCCCCGCAGGCTGGCCACGTCCAGAGTCCCGCCACCCAGCGCCGCCCCGGACAGCGCCGGGAGCGACGGGCGGCTGCCCACGGCGAACACTGTGGTGCCCACCGTGTTGATGCCGGAGGGGTCCGCGGCCTTCGGCGTCGACGCGCCCGGGGCGGCACAGCCGCCCACCAGGAGCGCCGCGACGGCCAGGCCCGTGGCGAGAGGGGCGCGGCGCGGGCCTGCAAGAGACAGCCGGCGAACCATCGGCGCAGGCTAACACCGGGCCCGGCACGGGCTACGCTGCGCCGATGACCGTCGGTCGGCTGCTCCTCACCCGGCGATGGGTGGGCCTCACCCTGCTCGCCCTCGTCTTCTTCCTCGCCTTCGGCTGGCTCGGCGACTGGCAGCTGGGCCGAAGCTACCGCGCCTCGGACGGCTACAGCCAGGAGCCGGCCGCCGCGCCGCTGGACTCCCTGGACCCGCACGGCTCGGTGCTGGCCGGCAGCGCGGTCGGGCGGCTGGCCACCATGTCCGGGCAGTACGATGCGGCGCACCAGCTGCTGGTCCCAGGCAAGGTCCTCGACGGGTCACCGGTGTCCTGGGTGGTGACGCCGCTGCGGCTGTCCGACGGGTCGACCGTCGAGGTCGTGCGCGGCTGGGCCGCCCACGACGAGGCCGGGCTGACCGCTCCGCCGTCCGGCACGGTCCAGGTGGTGGGCCGGCTGCAGCCGGCCGACCCGACCGTCGCCACGAGGGCGTCGGACCGTTCCGGCTACCTCGTCCGGACCGCCCAGACACCCCCCGACCCGCTGTCCCTTCAGCCGGTACCCAGCCAGCCGGTGCAGACGACGAGCGGCGCCAAGGAGTTCCACCTGCAGAACGCGGTCTACACGGTGCAGTGGTGGGTCTTCGCCATCCTGGTGGTCGTGTTCTGGTGGCGGCTGCTGCGCGACGAGCGACGCGACCGCGCCGAACGGGGACTCCGCACGAACGTCATGAGCCCGGCCTGACGCACCGAGGGTCAGCGGGTCAGCCACACCGCCGTGGTCGTGCACCCGACGAGCAGCGGCACCCCGAGGAGCCCGGCCAGCGCGAAGCCGGAGGCCCGGATCGTCACCCCCCGCGCGCGACAGCGCTCGCGCCACAGCAGGGTGGCCAGTGAGCCCCACAGGGTGATGAGCGGGCCCAGGTTGGTGCCCACCAGCAGCGCCAGCAGCCGCTCGGGCGACCCGGCCGCGACCGGCTCGAGCGCGAGGTAGGCCGGCAGGTTGTTCACCAGGTTGCTGCCGGCGGCCGCCGTGCCGGACAGCCGCAGCAGCCCGGCCAGGTCGGTGCCCGTGCCGGCCACCCGGTCCAGCCACCCGGTCAGGCCGTGCTGCTGCAGGACCCCGACGACCGCGAACAGCGCGAGCGTCACCACCACGAGCCGCCAGGGCAGCAGCCCCCGGCGAAGCGACGCGCGACGACGCACCGCGAACACTGCGGCCAGCACCCCCGCGGCCGCCACCCCGACCAGCCACGGCGGCACCCCCACCACGAACAGCGGGCCCACCGCCAGGCAGACGCCCACGGCGACGCCGAACAGCACCCGGTCGGACGGCGGGCTGCCCCCGCCGTCGCGGTAGCCGCCGGTCAGGCTGGCCCGCAGCAGCACCGCGAGCAGCAGCACGGACACGGACACGGCGACCAGGGCGGGCAGCCACATCCGGGCGGCGTACCGGCCGGCCGACCAGCCCAGCCGGTCGACGAGCAGCAGGTTGGTCAGGTTGGACACCGGCAGCAGCAGCGAGGCCGTGTTCGCCAGCCAGGCGACCGCCAGGGCTAGCGGCCAGGGCCGCACCGACAGCCGGCTGGCCAGCGCCAGCACGATCGGCGTGAGCAGGACGGCGGTGGTGTCCAGCGACAGCAGCACGGTGGTGGCGGCGGCGATGGCCACCACCAGCAGCCACAGCCGGAGCACCGAGCCGGTGCCCCGACGAGCCGCCACGGCGGCCGCGGCCTCGAACACCCCCGCGTCGTCGGACAGCTCGGCGACCACGGTGATCGACGCCAGGAACACCAGGATGGGGGCGACTCTGCGCAGGGTGTCCAGCAGGTCAGCCACGGCGGTCGGACCCCCCTCCACGCTGGCTGACCGGCGCTGCGAATGAACCCGCAGCGGGGTCGCTCACACCGAGGTGAGCACGCCGTCCAGCCCGGGCGTCCAGCGCAGCTGCCAGCACGAGGGGACCGGCCTGGGGGCGACGAACGCCGCGGTGGCCAGGGCGTCCGCGAGCCCCAGCTCGGGGCCGACGACAGGGACGCTCGCGGGGGCGGGGTCGCCGACCGTCCGGCCCCACAGGTGCTCGCCCGCTCGTAGCTGCCGGAGGTAGCCACGGCGCCGTCCCCGATCGGCAGGACGCCGACTCGCCACGGCTGGCCAGGCTCGCGGGCCCCCGAGATCAGTACGTCGCCGCCGGCGTTGACGAAGAATGACCGGTGGTCGAAGGCGCCGTCCGTCTCCGCCCGCAGCGCGTCGCAGCGCTCGAGCACCACACGGAGGTCGCCGGGAGCCTGGTCCAGCACCAGCTCGCCGCGCCGGTACCGGCACAGCGCACCGTCCTCCCGGTCGGTGCTGAACGTGGCGTCCACCCAGCCGAACCAGTCGAACACGACCGCCAGGGCGGCGGACTCGGGCACCGGGTCGCGGACGTCGCCGGTGAGCCGGCCGAAGGCGATCAGCCAGCCACCGGCCGAAGTCAGCGTCGACGGCGTCGCCGTCCCGGCCGCCTGCCCGCCGGGTGCCCGGTGGACCTGCGTCGTCATGGTCAAAGTCTGGTCAGGTCACAAGAACGTAAGCCCATCCTGAACGCCGGCTGAGAGGACCCGGCACGGGAACCCGGAGAGGTGACCTCGGTCCCTACGCCGTGGCGACCCGAGGCCCTACTGTCGCGACATGGGCGGAGGGCGGACGAGCGGACGGCGGACCATCGGTCCGGTCGACACCATCTGGCTGAACATGGACCGGCCGAACAACCTCATGGTCATCGACTCGGTGATGTGGTTCGACGAGCCGGTCGACTGGGAGCGGCTGATCGCGGTCGTGCAGCACCGCCTCGTCGACCGCTACCCGGTGTTCCACCAGCATCCGCTGCCGGCGGCCTCGCTGGTGGGCCTCCCGCACTGGGAGGACGACCTGGACTTCGACCTGCAGCGCCATCTGGTCCGCGCGACGCTGCCGAAGCCGGGCGGCAAGGTCGCCTTGCAGCGGTACGTCGAACGGCAGGTGCACGTCCCGCTGGACCGGGAGCACCCCCTGTGGCAGTTCCACCTGATCGAAGGCTACAAGAGCGGCTCGGCCATCATGACCCGCTTCCACCACGCGCTGGCGGACGGCATCGCGCTGGCCCAGGTGA from Actinomycetes bacterium encodes:
- a CDS encoding SURF1 family protein, with translation MTVGRLLLTRRWVGLTLLALVFFLAFGWLGDWQLGRSYRASDGYSQEPAAAPLDSLDPHGSVLAGSAVGRLATMSGQYDAAHQLLVPGKVLDGSPVSWVVTPLRLSDGSTVEVVRGWAAHDEAGLTAPPSGTVQVVGRLQPADPTVATRASDRSGYLVRTAQTPPDPLSLQPVPSQPVQTTSGAKEFHLQNAVYTVQWWVFAILVVVFWWRLLRDERRDRAERGLRTNVMSPA
- a CDS encoding SLC13 family permease encodes the protein MADLLDTLRRVAPILVFLASITVVAELSDDAGVFEAAAAVAARRGTGSVLRLWLLVVAIAAATTVLLSLDTTAVLLTPIVLALASRLSVRPWPLALAVAWLANTASLLLPVSNLTNLLLVDRLGWSAGRYAARMWLPALVAVSVSVLLLAVLLRASLTGGYRDGGGSPPSDRVLFGVAVGVCLAVGPLFVVGVPPWLVGVAAAGVLAAVFAVRRRASLRRGLLPWRLVVVTLALFAVVGVLQQHGLTGWLDRVAGTGTDLAGLLRLSGTAAAGSNLVNNLPAYLALEPVAAGSPERLLALLVGTNLGPLITLWGSLATLLWRERCRARGVTIRASGFALAGLLGVPLLVGCTTTAVWLTR
- a CDS encoding TlpA disulfide reductase family protein: MVRRLSLAGPRRAPLATGLAVAALLVGGCAAPGASTPKAADPSGINTVGTTVFAVGSRPSLPALSGAALGGGTLDVASLRGHVVVLNVWASWCEPCKEESPALAAVARSTAAQGVRFVGIDENDEDAAATAFLAKIGSSYPNLVDPQGRLLASLRMLPPAVPSSLVIDQQGRVAARVIGPTTAAGMTALLAKVQSSS
- a CDS encoding heme o synthase, which translates into the protein MSAMSATVAGYVALTKPRIIELLLVTTVPSMVLAAQGVPGLGVAVATLVGGTLAAGSANSLNCYLDRDIDAVMSRTADRPLNGSVVSPRGALVFGFVLGVTAVLGLWATTNGLTAWLTLAAIAFYVVVYTMVLKRRTASNIVWGGAAGCMPTLIGWSAVTGHLAWAPLVLFAIVFFWTPPHFWALAMRFRADYAAAGVPMLPVVADDVVVARRIAVYSWVMVGTSLLLWPVAGMGLVYGGSALVLGGVFLREAHHLLRAVREGGAGSPNRLFHWSITYLSLLFAAVALDVVLRGWL
- a CDS encoding cytochrome c oxidase subunit II, producing MARGGDENKKHLTRIALIWLVLAVILTPMVYFVWGPHMPPGNMADNAEGQRFDNTVLATVATPVVLFIWVYFGYALVNFRRTAGDDTDGPPIKGHARFQAVWVGLTTFIVLSLFVFGTYELVAPKGAGTGSGASPIWTPAGYTDDQAKSTLFQVQVIGQQWRWTFRYPQYSGVQTTELVIPTGVPIQFNVTSLDVIHSFWAYQLGVKADANPGVNNISFVTVSRTGNFDIRCDELCGPLHGAMFSTGKAVSMGDFNVWMAAQLDKYAKVIPLLPPYATTYLPQVDGGYYDPSQDPLPPDATLPSTPAAPAAASPSPSS
- a CDS encoding cbb3-type cytochrome c oxidase subunit I: MIDEQTIEPAVSDGGDSSAPALEKGRSFWRRPNVLTGLIGGAVGYAIGHWLGNAIASSYQEVVGNGENNFALTLGYLIATLGWLGGLGILNYPLAKIIGLRPEPKYDEDRRLSRYFRYNLDHKVVGLQYLSAMLVYFFVAGLFALAVRSELLSPTRHLLSPETYVAVVGEHGTMMMMMMTSAILGPFGNYLVPLMIGSRRMAFPRLEALSFWITPAAFVVLVSGLIVGGFPTGWTGYAPLAIQAKQGQDAYLVAFGLMGTSMVLAGFNIVATMVNYRAPGMTYSRVPLFVWAMTITSMLMVLAAPVLVAATYMSLMDRTVQTALFDVNHGGSSYLWQNLYWFFGHPEVYILALPGFGIALELLPVFARKPAFAYKTAVAGMVGVGVLSFFVWQHHLFDSGINPDMRPVVMFTTELISIPTGIIYLVAIGTMWRAKLRITVPMLFILGGLFNFLLGGISGVFLSDVPADGVAHGSFFVMAHFHYTIMGGYIFFFIAGIYYWVPKMLGRRLSDRIGKWHFWLMFIAFNSTFLPLFAVGQLGMPRRVFQYAQALQGLNVWVSISAFALGLSLLVFVYNLLKSLIIDDKKPIEENPWQSRGLEWMTPTPPPVDNFRTVPLVVSGPYEYGTGAGPMAVFSATSATVAEGAETR